From Nitrospirota bacterium, one genomic window encodes:
- a CDS encoding OsmC family protein gives MAVVEQTLINGVNVRDIENMVNAIKDDPGIAQFKFRIQNTWIDGGFNKTSVGRFYGANQEHSHLKTFAWDADKPPALAGKDRGGNPVEHLLAALAACLTTTLVYHAAIRGITIDELESSLEGDIDLREFLGLSNEVRRGYQNIRVNFKIKTDEENIEKLKALSKLSPVFNVTANGTKVDVLDREEVIADFPVNL, from the coding sequence ATGGCTGTCGTAGAACAAACGCTTATCAACGGAGTGAATGTAAGAGATATCGAAAACATGGTGAATGCAATCAAGGATGATCCTGGCATTGCACAGTTCAAGTTCCGGATTCAGAATACATGGATTGATGGTGGATTCAATAAGACCTCAGTAGGGAGATTTTATGGTGCGAACCAGGAGCATTCACATCTCAAGACATTTGCTTGGGACGCAGACAAACCGCCCGCGCTTGCAGGAAAAGACCGTGGAGGAAACCCCGTGGAACACCTTTTGGCCGCACTCGCAGCGTGTCTGACGACAACTCTGGTATACCATGCGGCAATTCGTGGGATTACGATAGACGAACTGGAATCCAGTCTCGAAGGAGATATTGACCTCAGGGAATTCCTCGGCTTGTCGAATGAGGTCAGGAGAGGATATCAGAATATACGGGTAAATTTCAAAATCAAGACCGATGAAGAAAATATCGAGAAGTTGAAAGCCCTGAGCAAACTCTCTCCTGTTTTTAATGTAACGGCAAATGGAACAAAAGTTGATGTGCTAGATAGAGAGGAAGTAATTGCAGATTTTCCCGTAAATCTGTGA